Part of the Syntrophus gentianae genome, AGCCGAAGGTCAACAATGCGGAAAGGAGGACCGTGGCAGGAATGGTAAAAGAAAGCATCATGGGGATGCGGAAGAAGAAATAGCTGAGCACTTGATCGAGAGAGGCGCTCTTTCTCATGAGGATGTCCAGTTTCTCAAAAAAATCGATGATTAGAAAAAGGGCGAGGAAAGAAAGGATGACCAGCAGAAAGATTCGCAGAAATTCTCTGGAGATATAGAGATCGAGGGTTTTCATGGCCGCTCCTCGTTTCTTTTGTACTTTTTACGATGCCATTCCTTGATGACATTTACGGGAGATGTCCAGTCAACGGGTTTGTCGGCCGCGGCAGCGAAATAAAGATAAATCCCGGTTACGGTAAAAAGGAACGTGGGAATCCATGAACCCAAAAAGGGAAGCAGTTTCCCCGAGGTGACCAAGGCATCGCATCCCAGTTGCAGGAGATAATAAAGTAGTACGGTCAAAAACCCGAGGGCAAATCCCCTCGCCTTGACGGAACGATGATGGGTTCTTACACCGAGAGGAATGCCGAGAATTCCGAAGATCAGACAGGAAAAAGGAAGAGAAAATTTTCTGTTCAATTCAAGAACATATTCCCGATAGATCTTATCACTTGGATTGCTGTTCGTTATTTTTTCTCTTAATTCCTCCAGGGTCATTTCTTTTGTCGACTTTGTGCGTTTCTTTTGAGCCTCATTCAGAGACGATGAAATATCGAGATTGATATCATAATATTTGAAATCCATTTTACGGAAATTTTTCATGTCTTTCGTGACGGAGTAGGTGCTTCCATTCTCAAGGCGCAAAGTGATGTCCATGGATTTCGGATCAGAGATCAGAAAAGCCTTTCTGGCAAGAATGGTCGCCGGATCGTCATCGGTTCGTTGATCTGAAACGAGGACACCCTCCAGAAATGAACCATCAGAGGGAATCTTGTTGGCATAGAGAAGAATCCCTTTAAAGTCCGCGTAAAAAACTTTCTCCTTAATACCAATGCTGGCTTTTGTCCTGGCAATTTTAAAAAGGAGGGATTTCGTGGCTGCATTGCTGTA contains:
- the lptF gene encoding LPS export ABC transporter permease LptF: MKILDRYLIKEVLQPFGIVLFVMTFVLLMGKILQLMDLMINKGVGLITIGQVILLLLPSFLVFTIPIALLISILIALGRLSSDNELTVLKASGLSLYRITPPIVLIAAAAFLLTVFTTLFLAPYSNAATKSLLFKIARTKASIGIKEKVFYADFKGILLYANKIPSDGSFLEGVLVSDQRTDDDPATILARKAFLISDPKSMDITLRLENGSTYSVTKDMKNFRKMDFKYYDINLDISSSLNEAQKKRTKSTKEMTLEELREKITNSNPSDKIYREYVLELNRKFSLPFSCLIFGILGIPLGVRTHHRSVKARGFALGFLTVLLYYLLQLGCDALVTSGKLLPFLGSWIPTFLFTVTGIYLYFAAAADKPVDWTSPVNVIKEWHRKKYKRNEERP